The following nucleotide sequence is from Desulfurella sp..
TTGGCGATCGTTCCGATTGTATATGGTTATATTTTATCTTTTTTTACACCAAAAAAATTAATTTTAATATCTTTGATTATTCTTGTTTTTGTAAACCTTTTTATATCAATTTCACAGAGCATATATTTGATAATTTTTTTAAGATTGATTGAAGGTTTTTTAATATCTGCCGTTCTTACATCAAATATGACTTATATATCTTTAAGTGTGGAAACTGACAAAGTAGCGCTATACATGTCATACTACATTGCGGTAACCATTATGGGTGGTTTTTCAGGTAGGTTAATATCCGGTATTATTGCTTATTATTTGTCCTGGAGGTTTAGTTTTTATTTTGTTACACTTAGTTTTATGATTGGTGCATTATTAGCTTTATATCTTGTTGAAGATATAAAAAATGTAGTAGGTCCTGATGTGGTAAAGTATGAAAGTCTTTTTAAGGGTTATTTATCTGTAGTAAAAAATAAACTTTACTTTTTTGTTTATATGGCGGTTTTTTGTATGTTTTTTGTTTTTGCTGCTTTGACAAACTTTTTGCCATTTAGAATTGAAAGTATAGATAAAAGCAGCTCTGAGATTACAATAGGACTTGCCTATAGCGGTTACTTAATGGGTATATTTGTGTCTTTTTTGGCTACAAAGTTTGTTAAAATTTTTGGTAGCCAAATAAAAGCTATGATATTTGGTTTTCTTGTATACATTGGTGCTATCTTGATTTTAAATATACCAAATATCTACATTATTTTTGGC
It contains:
- a CDS encoding MFS transporter; the encoded protein is MSSKAFFVLMYITIITIGAIYVPQPLLPEISRYFDCNMNTVSLIISVALLPLAIVPIVYGYILSFFTPKKLILISLIILVFVNLFISISQSIYLIIFLRLIEGFLISAVLTSNMTYISLSVETDKVALYMSYYIAVTIMGGFSGRLISGIIAYYLSWRFSFYFVTLSFMIGALLALYLVEDIKNVVGPDVVKYESLFKGYLSVVKNKLYFFVYMAVFCMFFVFAALTNFLPFRIESIDKSSSEITIGLAYSGYLMGIFVSFLATKFVKIFGSQIKAMIFGFLVYIGAILILNIPNIYIIFGGMFIFCGGMFLIHSVASGFLNKLAKDKKGIVNGIYIASYYSGGVIGSYAPGFVYKQFGWHSFSALLIFILLIGLASIFQFRKNTY